AATAATATTTTTGCGATTTCTCCATTTCCCCAATAATTCAAAATATTTTGTTTCTGTTTTTCGCTTAATGGTCTTATTTCTTCGGTTAGCTGTCTGCCATAGGCATTAGCGGCTAGAATATCATAGTATGGGCCGCTATTAAACCCGAGTAAATCTGATAAAATAGCTTTCGTACTTGACAGCCAGATGGGGATATCAGTTTCATCTATTTGGGGTATTGCTAAAGTTTCGTTTAGGAGAACTTTTCTTTGAAATTCAAGGAATGTAACAGCATACAAATATTGTGGGTCGTTGAGCTTAAAATCTCTCAAAAAATGATAATATGACCTGTCCGTCTTTTGGATAACAGGCTTCTTGTTTTTATCACCATTAGTTCTGCCATAATTAGCTGTCATCGCTGCGTCGTAATCAAATACAGAACCTTTATAAAAAAAAAGACGAAAATCGTCATACAATACTTCTTTTAATTCTTTTGATATCAATGTATCATTTTTTGCAACCGCTAATATTTCCGATAGGAGAGATTTAGCATAATTCAAAAAATGATCTGTACTCTTATCATATAGAGGTTCCGCTTTACTAATAGGCGGAGTTTGAATCATCTCACCTATAAGATCAAAGTATCGGGTCATATCATTCTTATTCATTGCAGGTGTAACCTCGATATTTTCGACATCAGAATTTGAATTGTACGCAATATCAAGACGGGTAACCTCACCACTTTCCAGCTTAACAAGAAGGGGTTTTCCTGGATTTAAACTTGTAGAAAAATGTACAAAAGAAACAGTTGTTTCAACATCAGCATCAACTGAGAATTTCCCTGTTCCATCAACAACTGCTTTATATTTGACAAACTCTCCCGAAATTTGATGCGGAACAGTAATCTTTACAAAGATGTTATCCCTTTTTGCACCATTAGGAATTTTTATCGTTCCAGTTAATTTAGCTATACCTGATACAATAGTTGGGGTATCTATTCCTATGCCCAGAGCGGGTTTAGCCGCTAACAAAAACAAAAAGCTGAGCATGTAAAATACACCTAATTTTATTACTTTGGTCATAGTATTTGGATTTGATTCTAGCAGCCCTTTCTTCAAGATCTGCTAGAATGAAGTGGTTATTTACATAAGATCTCCTGAAAAATTCGCCCGTCCCAATTTGTGATCAGGGTTTATTAATTCCAGTAATTAGAGTTGAACAAAACAATTCAGAGGCCGAGAATGAAGTACAACACTCTCGTTGTTCTACACCCATATAATCGTACGTACATCTGCTTCCACGTGCCGAATGCTCACAAGCTTTTCTTTTAGGAGGAAGGCTTCCTGGTTTGGAACCTGAACCCTTACCAGAGCCCGAACCAGAATCGTCATCAAGAATATTTTTCAATTCATTACGTATTGCTAAATGTATGCTCTTGAAGAAACCTGCTGCACCAATTTCGTGTTTTACGGCCTTAATGATATTGATTTCAAATTCATCCCTTCCCACGAATTCCTTTAATACATTTTCCAATCTTTCAGGTCTATTTTCAAGATTGATAATAAAGGTTGAGATATAGTCTTCCATTTGTTTGATTTTGTATGTTCGACATTAATT
This is a stretch of genomic DNA from Candidatus Pedobacter colombiensis. It encodes these proteins:
- a CDS encoding TlpA family protein disulfide reductase; translation: MKKGLLESNPNTMTKVIKLGVFYMLSFLFLLAAKPALGIGIDTPTIVSGIAKLTGTIKIPNGAKRDNIFVKITVPHQISGEFVKYKAVVDGTGKFSVDADVETTVSFVHFSTSLNPGKPLLVKLESGEVTRLDIAYNSNSDVENIEVTPAMNKNDMTRYFDLIGEMIQTPPISKAEPLYDKSTDHFLNYAKSLLSEILAVAKNDTLISKELKEVLYDDFRLFFYKGSVFDYDAAMTANYGRTNGDKNKKPVIQKTDRSYYHFLRDFKLNDPQYLYAVTFLEFQRKVLLNETLAIPQIDETDIPIWLSSTKAILSDLLGFNSGPYYDILAANAYGRQLTEEIRPLSEKQKQNILNYWGNGEIAKILFRKNQEVAELDKFKSPAVINDASKIAPDKIIQKIVSKHKGKVILIDLWATWCGPCLEAMQRFRNTKAEFHGKDVVFVYLTDGSSPRKLWEEKIKGIGNEHYYLDDKQWRHVMDKFEFEYIPSYLLCNKKGVLTNKFSAFPENEEVKAMINELL